A single Bacillus sp. OxB-1 DNA region contains:
- a CDS encoding response regulator transcription factor yields MAKETILIVDDEEEIVSFIKDALEDEGYEILTAFDGERAIKEAAKKPDIVLLDVMMDGLDGFEVCEQIRSVVRGPIIFLSACQDETNRVKGLVVGGDDYIVKPFSLSELKARVHAHLRRERRKIEEKEKTELQFGAMTIDYKGRSVRLNGIDVELTSKQFSIVWFLSLHRGQVFSRSHIYERVWGLDADGDDTTVTEHIKKIRAKFQEIDPTAAFIQTVWGVGYKWG; encoded by the coding sequence ATGGCGAAAGAAACAATTTTAATTGTAGATGATGAGGAAGAGATTGTTTCCTTTATTAAAGATGCACTTGAAGATGAAGGATATGAGATACTCACTGCTTTTGACGGTGAGCGCGCGATTAAAGAGGCAGCAAAAAAGCCGGATATCGTACTGCTGGATGTCATGATGGACGGATTGGATGGTTTTGAAGTGTGCGAACAAATCCGTTCTGTCGTTCGTGGACCGATCATCTTTTTAAGTGCTTGCCAGGATGAAACAAATCGGGTGAAAGGACTCGTCGTCGGCGGAGATGATTATATCGTAAAGCCATTCAGCTTGTCGGAATTAAAAGCGAGAGTCCATGCCCATTTAAGACGGGAAAGACGAAAAATAGAGGAGAAAGAAAAAACAGAACTCCAATTTGGAGCGATGACCATTGATTATAAAGGCCGTTCAGTAAGGCTGAACGGAATAGATGTAGAATTGACGAGCAAGCAATTTTCCATCGTATGGTTTCTATCCTTGCATAGAGGGCAAGTGTTTTCGAGGTCTCATATATACGAACGGGTTTGGGGGCTTGACGCGGATGGTGACGATACGACCGTAACGGAACATATAAAGAAAATTAGAGCAAAGTTCCAGGAAATCGATCCGACTGCCGCATTTATACAAACTGTTTGGGGAGTAGGGTATAAGTGGGGATGA
- a CDS encoding DUF418 domain-containing protein, with protein MKRIEVLDGLRGFALLGILIVNINFFNESLMAISLGGLPVAGGVNDTIKTISALFVEGKFLSLFSFLFGYGAVILYSNAEANGRKFTPMFIRRMLALLFFGVLHGIFIWHGDILTSYALMGLFLLPFMRRSPKTTLIWSIALTLLIPVIMALFMVVGSLTEVENTKNMYTIDPSQIMAFQQEDQRIYGEGTYMEMTVKRMNDYISSLLNMILFFPQILGIFLLGAYFAKRKLFEDMYSKKDTFVKLGWIGGIAGIASTIPRMLVDSSNSLLDIGSVFIGAPLLMLSYVSIFSIVFMKRPKYLHFFTYPGKMAFSMYILQSVICSLVFYSYGLGLFGKLTLWQTTAIALLIFGLQSVIGKIWLHRFRTGPLEYVWRILYKGKHALRREAY; from the coding sequence ATGAAACGTATAGAAGTTTTAGATGGTTTGCGTGGTTTTGCTTTACTTGGAATTTTAATTGTGAACATTAACTTTTTCAACGAATCTCTAATGGCAATAAGCCTTGGCGGGTTGCCTGTAGCCGGGGGGGTGAATGACACAATTAAAACAATATCCGCTCTGTTCGTTGAAGGCAAATTCCTTTCATTATTTTCTTTTTTGTTCGGATACGGTGCGGTGATTTTATATTCAAATGCGGAAGCTAACGGAAGAAAATTCACTCCAATGTTTATCAGAAGAATGCTCGCTCTGCTTTTCTTCGGCGTTTTACACGGCATTTTCATTTGGCATGGGGATATTTTAACAAGCTATGCTTTGATGGGCCTTTTTCTATTGCCATTCATGCGCCGCAGCCCGAAAACGACTCTTATTTGGTCTATCGCTTTAACATTGCTCATCCCAGTCATCATGGCATTATTTATGGTTGTAGGCAGCCTAACGGAGGTCGAGAATACCAAAAATATGTACACGATTGATCCGTCACAAATCATGGCTTTTCAACAGGAGGATCAACGGATTTACGGGGAAGGGACCTATATGGAGATGACAGTGAAGCGGATGAACGATTATATCTCCAGCTTACTGAACATGATATTATTTTTCCCGCAAATTTTAGGCATTTTTTTATTGGGAGCTTATTTCGCGAAGCGGAAGTTATTTGAAGACATGTATAGTAAAAAGGATACCTTCGTTAAATTAGGATGGATTGGCGGCATTGCCGGGATTGCATCCACTATTCCACGGATGCTAGTGGATTCTTCCAATTCGTTACTGGATATTGGAAGTGTCTTCATCGGCGCGCCATTGCTTATGCTTTCCTACGTTTCTATTTTCTCCATTGTTTTCATGAAACGTCCTAAGTATTTGCACTTTTTCACTTATCCCGGGAAGATGGCGTTTTCGATGTACATTTTGCAATCAGTTATCTGCAGTCTTGTTTTTTACAGTTATGGCCTCGGCCTTTTTGGAAAATTAACATTATGGCAAACGACTGCAATCGCGCTACTCATCTTCGGACTGCAGTCTGTCATCGGGAAAATATGGTTGCATCGTTTCAGAACCGGTCCTTTGGAATATGTATGGAGAATTTTATATAAAGGGAAACATGCTTTAAGACGCGAAGCATATTGA
- a CDS encoding threonine aldolase family protein, giving the protein MIRFESDYLEGTHEQILKRLLETNEVQTPGYGVDDYCERARGYIRKACDMEDADVHFLVGGTQANTAIISSILRPHQGAVSAITGHIAGHESGAIEATGHKVLTLPSDDGKIKAKQVKELYEAHWNDATHEHMVQPGLVYISHPSENGTTYSKSELEELSKVCRECGLPLFMDGARLGYGLAAIDNDLSLADIARLCDVFYIGGTKIGALFGEAVVITNDDLKKDFRYIIKQKGGLLAKGRLLGIQFEALFEDGLYYEISKHAVDMAMMIREAFVEKGFSLRYDSKTNQQFPILPNDVLSELSGSYSFSYWEKVDDTQSVVRFCTSWATKKESVEQLIEDIRNMDR; this is encoded by the coding sequence ATGATACGTTTTGAAAGTGATTATTTAGAAGGTACGCATGAACAAATTCTGAAACGGCTACTGGAAACGAATGAGGTACAGACGCCTGGATACGGTGTGGACGACTATTGTGAAAGAGCCAGGGGCTATATTCGAAAAGCGTGTGATATGGAGGATGCAGATGTACACTTCTTGGTGGGTGGAACGCAGGCGAATACTGCGATTATATCATCCATATTGCGCCCGCATCAAGGAGCGGTTTCTGCCATTACGGGTCATATCGCGGGACATGAATCGGGGGCAATTGAAGCGACTGGACATAAAGTGCTTACGTTGCCGAGTGATGATGGGAAAATTAAAGCAAAACAAGTAAAAGAATTATATGAGGCTCATTGGAATGATGCCACTCATGAACATATGGTACAGCCGGGTTTGGTTTACATCTCCCACCCTTCCGAGAATGGGACGACTTATAGCAAATCCGAACTGGAGGAATTGAGCAAAGTTTGCCGCGAATGTGGGTTGCCATTATTTATGGATGGGGCTCGATTGGGATATGGACTCGCTGCAATAGACAACGATCTATCGTTGGCGGATATCGCAAGACTTTGTGATGTATTCTATATCGGCGGGACGAAGATAGGAGCTTTGTTCGGAGAAGCTGTTGTCATTACAAATGATGACCTAAAAAAAGACTTTCGGTATATAATCAAACAAAAAGGCGGATTGCTCGCTAAGGGAAGATTATTAGGGATCCAGTTTGAGGCCTTGTTTGAAGATGGCCTTTACTATGAGATTTCCAAGCATGCCGTGGACATGGCAATGATGATTCGGGAGGCGTTTGTTGAAAAAGGGTTTTCATTACGATATGATTCCAAGACAAATCAACAGTTTCCCATTTTGCCGAATGATGTGTTAAGTGAATTGAGCGGGAGCTATTCTTTTTCCTATTGGGAGAAGGTCGATGATACGCAAAGTGTTGTGAGATTTTGTACGAGCTGGGCAACGAAAAAGGAAAGTGTTGAACAGCTGATTGAGGATATTAGGAATATGGATCGGTAA